Genomic segment of Glutamicibacter sp. JL.03c:
CGGTTCAGCACGTACAGCCAGTATTCTGGCCCGAAAACCGCGTATTCCCGTGTGGAGAAACCCTCCTCGCGCAACGCGTCCAGCTGCTGCGTACCGAGGCCCTGGAGCATCTCGAATTCCAACTGCGGCGATAGCAACGCCGCTCCGTGTTCCTCTTGAAGCCTGCGGATCAGCCGCGCATCGTGGGTGGCAATATTTGTCCGCCTGCCTGAGGAGATTAGCGCTCCGGCCAGCTGCGCGTACCTGTCGGCCAGGCCTGGATCGTTGCGCGCCATGGCCGTGTCCAGCGGCTCTTGGAAGGCCCCCTTGACCAGCCGGACGGGGCCTGCCTGAAGCTCCAGGACGCGCACGAGATCCTGCGGTGTTCGCGATAGGCGAGCCTGCAAGGTAATGCCCGTTTCCGGAAAATCGCAGGTCAGCCTCTCCCAGAGCTCCAGCACCAGGTCGGTGCGATCCGATCCTTCCGCCGAAATCATCAGGTAGGTTCCCGCTTCGCGCGCGGCTCGGGCGACGCGCAATGCATTGCGCAATCCCAGCTCGGGATCAATAGCGGAACCGAGATGCGAGAGATCGAAGCTCAAGGTCGTACTGGTTTTCGAACTCTTCAAGCGTTCCGCGATGCCCAGAAATATTCCGGTTTCCGCCTCGGCGACGTCGCTATCCCGAATCGATTCGCCCACGCATTCGATGCTGCTGCGATGCCCTCGCGCCGTGATCTGGGCGACCTGGGCGAAGGCAGAGTCGATGGTGTCCCCGGCCAGGTATCGTTGCGAGATCCGGTGCGCAATCCTGGCCAAAGCCGGCGTAGCCATGACTTGTGCCTTGAGCCGTTCGTCCAAAGCCAATGCACGCAGATTATCTGCGGCCAATTCGAGTTCTTCAGGTGGAATGAGCATGGGACGATCATTTCGCACGCCTGATGCTACGGTCTTGAACGATATTGCAGCGGTGCCCGGTACTTTCCGGGGGCCGCTGCGACGTGCGAGCGAAAGACTCGGTGAAAGTGGCTCTGGTCTGAGAAGCCCAGTTCTGCCGCGGTTTGCGCTATCGAGGCTCCCGAGCGCAAGAGTTCGCGTGAACGGTTCACCAGCTGGTTATGCCTCCACGCGATTGGGGTGAAGCCGGTACTGCTGTGCATGAGACGTATCAGCTGATACTTGCTCAAGCCGGCGAGCAGTGCCAGCTCGTCCAGCTTCGGGGCCGCAGCATCGTTGCCCAATCGGTGCAGGACCGGAAGCAACCGCGCATCGCGGGGCCCTGTCCCCGGCGGGAGCGCCTCGAAGACCGGGGCCAGGGACTGCACGACGGAAAGCATGGATCCCAGCGACTGCTCAACGGACCGCTTTCCCATCCCGGCAAACAGCTGCTGGTTAAAGGCGTTCATCAATTCATAGAGCTCCGGCGCCCTGAATATCCGGATGCCCCAGAACAGATCCTGCGCTGAGATTGGTGCAAGCCGGGAAATCCATGATTGGTCTGCATGAATCATCTGGTATCGCCAGTAGCCATTTTTCGGATTACAGGCATGGAGGTGATCGCGCGGAATGACGATCACGTCACCAGGGACCAGAGTTGCCTGCTGCCCGTCATGCCCGGAGAAATCGGTTTCGCCTTCGTCGATGATCCCGATTGAAAAACGTTGATGGGCATGCGGCCGGTAGCAGGAAATTTTTTGGCACGAACGCCGCGACTCCAATTCCGGGAACTGAGGGTCATGCCAGAATTCGGAGTCGTCCGGGATTGGCAGATTGGCTGCCAATCTAGCGGCCGATCGCGCGGCGGGCGGTGAACAGCGTGACGGTTGGTTCGCGTCGTTCCGGACGCATGCCGCGAGCCAAGGACACCACGTCGCCACCGGAAGTTCCGGCGGCGAAAATTCGGGTTTGGCCTTGGCGCACTGCGCTGAGTTCGTTGCGCAGGTCGTTGACCTCGGTTTGCAGGTAGGCGACCTGGTTTTGCAGATCAAGGATCCGCTTGATGCCCTCGAGGGAGACACCATCTTTGCTCAACGCCTGGACTTGGCGGAGCAGGGACACATCGCGCTGCGAGTAGCGGCGCTGCTTGCCCGATTGGCGGCTCGGCGACACCAAGCCGATCCGGTCATACTGGCGTAGCGTCTGCGGGTGCATATCTGCCAGTTGAGCGGCGACGGAAATGACGAAGACAGGTCGCAGGTACTCCCCGTTCACGTTGCTTCAACCACCTTTCTACATGGCTTCACTGCTCTGCAGCCTCTAGTCATTGAGTCTAGCT
This window contains:
- a CDS encoding proline dehydrogenase family protein — translated: MLIPPEELELAADNLRALALDERLKAQVMATPALARIAHRISQRYLAGDTIDSAFAQVAQITARGHRSSIECVGESIRDSDVAEAETGIFLGIAERLKSSKTSTTLSFDLSHLGSAIDPELGLRNALRVARAAREAGTYLMISAEGSDRTDLVLELWERLTCDFPETGITLQARLSRTPQDLVRVLELQAGPVRLVKGAFQEPLDTAMARNDPGLADRYAQLAGALISSGRRTNIATHDARLIRRLQEEHGAALLSPQLEFEMLQGLGTQQLDALREEGFSTREYAVFGPEYWLYVLNRLAEDPQRIMLAVADLQLSQMAAQGSSRSAN
- a CDS encoding helix-turn-helix domain-containing protein; protein product: MAANLPIPDDSEFWHDPQFPELESRRSCQKISCYRPHAHQRFSIGIIDEGETDFSGHDGQQATLVPGDVIVIPRDHLHACNPKNGYWRYQMIHADQSWISRLAPISAQDLFWGIRIFRAPELYELMNAFNQQLFAGMGKRSVEQSLGSMLSVVQSLAPVFEALPPGTGPRDARLLPVLHRLGNDAAAPKLDELALLAGLSKYQLIRLMHSSTGFTPIAWRHNQLVNRSRELLRSGASIAQTAAELGFSDQSHFHRVFRSHVAAAPGKYRAPLQYRSRP
- a CDS encoding heat shock protein transcriptional repressor HspR — translated: MNGEYLRPVFVISVAAQLADMHPQTLRQYDRIGLVSPSRQSGKQRRYSQRDVSLLRQVQALSKDGVSLEGIKRILDLQNQVAYLQTEVNDLRNELSAVRQGQTRIFAAGTSGGDVVSLARGMRPERREPTVTLFTARRAIGR